Genomic DNA from Dehalococcoidia bacterium:
TGTCGAGGTGCAGGGCACGGCCGAGGGCGCCACCTTCGGCCGCGGCGCCCTTGACGAGCTGCTGGACCTGGCCGAGGCGGGCATCCGCCGCCTCTTTGAGCTGCAACAGGCGGCGCTGCGCGGCGCCCGCCCGCCTCAGGCGTAATGACCGAGGTAGGTGCCGCCGATCACATGAATGTGGCCGTGCTCCTGGCTCTGCATGGCGTCGAAGCCGAAGTTCGAGAGCAGGCGAAAGCCGCTGGGACAGTGCTGCTCCCCCATCTTCGCCGCGATCGGTCCCACCTTGCCGATCATCGACGACCACAGCTCCGACTGGCTGAGATGCTGCTTCGGCACGGCGAGCAACATCACCGGCACCCAGCGCAACACGTTGCGGAAGACCAGCACGTCGTCGTCTTCGTAGAGGATGTCGGCCGGCTCCTGCCGTTGGATGATGCGGCAGAAGATGCACCAGCGGGCCACGCACGGCTCCTGCTGCCGGCAGCCCTGGGGATGCACGGCGGGCGGCCGCAGCCGCCCCGCCAGATTGTAGAAACGGCCGCACGCGCGGTCAACGCGGTGCCGGTCTGGTGGTCGAACCACACATGCACCGAGCGGCGACGGCCAGATCGGTGGCGCTGCATGCTCTCGGCTCAGGCGTCCGAGTGCCACCCATCGTACGGGCAGCGTTCAGCGGCTGCCGTGCGGCGTGTATGATCGCGACATGGCGCCTCGTGGAAATGCGCGTGCGGCTGGAGGAGCGGTGCCGGGCAGCTACGTGCTTTCGCTCGACCAGGGCACATCCTCCTCGCGCGCCCTGGTTGTCGATTCGCTGGGGTCGGTTGTCGCGGCCGTCGCGCGCGAGTTTCCGCAGATCTACCCGCGGCCCGGCTGGGTTGAGCACGATCCGGAGGCGATCTGGACCTCGCAGATCGAAGCCGCCCACGTCGCCATCGCCAGCGCCGGGATCAGCGTCGCCCAGATTGGGGCGATTGGCATCGCCAACCAGCGCGAGACGACGATCGTCTGGGAGCGAACCAGCGGCCGTCCACTGATGAACGCGATCGTCTGGCAGTGCCGCCGCACCGCCGATGCCTGTGCCGAGCTGCGCGCCGCCGGCGTCGAGCCGTTGCTGCGCGAGCGCAC
This window encodes:
- a CDS encoding HIT domain-containing protein, with protein sequence MARWCIFCRIIQRQEPADILYEDDDVLVFRNVLRWVPVMLLAVPKQHLSQSELWSSMIGKVGPIAAKMGEQHCPSGFRLLSNFGFDAMQSQEHGHIHVIGGTYLGHYA